In Paenibacillus hexagrammi, the following are encoded in one genomic region:
- the bioB gene encoding biotin synthase BioB — protein MKSIYGVGWQRLAEKVLQGSVITREEGLAIITADDDELLSMMQAAYQVRKYYYGKKVKLNLIINAKSGLCPEDCGYCSQSIVSKAPIVKYPLLEKQILVEGAHKAKELQVGTYCIVASGRGPTERELDQVVEAVREIKATLPMKICACLGILTDEQASRLYEAGVDRYNHNVNTSAGQFRRITSTHTYEDRIQTVEKAKLAGMSPCSGAIIGMGESDEEIVEIAFALRELDADSIPINFLNPIPGTPMENRRDLDPRKCLKVLALMRLVNPTKEIRVAGGREVNLGSLQSLSLYAANSVFVGDYLTTEGQEAEQDHRMIEELGFEVEQCAL, from the coding sequence ATGAAATCTATCTATGGAGTGGGTTGGCAGCGGTTAGCGGAGAAAGTGCTGCAAGGCAGCGTTATTACAAGGGAGGAAGGGCTAGCGATTATAACGGCGGACGACGATGAGCTGCTGTCCATGATGCAGGCTGCTTACCAGGTGCGAAAGTATTACTACGGCAAAAAGGTCAAGCTCAATCTGATTATTAATGCAAAGAGCGGGCTTTGTCCGGAAGACTGCGGTTATTGCTCACAATCCATAGTTTCCAAGGCGCCGATTGTAAAATATCCGCTTTTGGAGAAGCAGATTCTTGTTGAAGGGGCGCATAAAGCAAAGGAGCTGCAGGTAGGTACATATTGTATCGTGGCTAGCGGCAGGGGGCCTACAGAGAGAGAACTGGATCAGGTGGTTGAGGCAGTGCGGGAAATCAAGGCGACTCTGCCGATGAAGATATGTGCTTGTCTTGGCATTTTGACTGATGAGCAAGCGAGTCGGCTCTACGAGGCCGGTGTGGATCGATACAACCACAATGTGAATACAAGTGCCGGACAATTTAGGCGGATTACCTCGACGCATACCTATGAGGATCGGATTCAGACGGTGGAGAAGGCCAAGCTTGCAGGTATGTCCCCCTGTTCGGGAGCGATCATCGGCATGGGAGAGTCGGACGAGGAAATCGTCGAGATTGCGTTTGCGCTAAGAGAACTGGATGCAGACTCTATTCCCATTAATTTTTTGAATCCGATTCCCGGGACGCCTATGGAGAATAGAAGAGATCTAGATCCTCGAAAATGCTTGAAAGTGCTAGCATTGATGCGGTTGGTGAATCCAACGAAAGAGATTCGAGTTGCGGGCGGACGTGAAGTGAATTTGGGCTCGCTGCAAAGCTTGAGTCTCTATGCGGCCAATTCTGTGTTTGTTGGTGATTATTTGACAACGGAAGGACAGGAAGCGGAGCAAGACCACCGAATGATTGAAGAGCTTGGATTTGAAGTTGAGCAATGCGCTTTATGA
- a CDS encoding WecB/TagA/CpsF family glycosyltransferase translates to MHSKHRYSFMHTFIDSLTMQQTIEQIKHCIEQRIPMQHVVINASKLILMKDNRELTKIVNNCSIINADGQAIVWAGKLLGIPIPERVAGVDLMYHLLQMAERKQYRVYILGARENVLELAVSAMVKRFPKLQIAGYHHGYFHRDQEQEIVKRISASEADILFVGMSSPLKEYWLNKHLFDLQTPFNMGVGGSLDIWAGYTNRAPVWMQKAGMEWLYRLCQEPQRMWKRYLIGNTKFIQLVLRHYFNPVEAVNHDIN, encoded by the coding sequence ATGCATAGTAAGCATCGCTATTCATTCATGCATACTTTCATTGATTCCTTAACCATGCAGCAAACGATTGAGCAAATCAAGCATTGCATTGAACAACGCATCCCTATGCAGCATGTAGTCATTAATGCAAGTAAATTGATTTTAATGAAGGATAATCGGGAATTAACGAAAATCGTTAACAACTGTAGCATCATTAATGCTGACGGACAAGCTATCGTTTGGGCAGGCAAACTACTAGGAATCCCTATTCCTGAACGTGTAGCTGGTGTTGATCTAATGTATCATCTACTGCAAATGGCCGAACGAAAACAGTATCGAGTATATATTTTAGGTGCCAGAGAAAATGTGTTGGAGCTTGCTGTCTCTGCTATGGTTAAACGCTTCCCTAAACTGCAGATCGCAGGATATCATCATGGTTACTTTCACAGAGATCAAGAACAAGAAATTGTTAAAAGAATCTCTGCTAGCGAAGCAGACATATTGTTTGTAGGAATGAGTTCACCGTTAAAAGAGTACTGGCTTAATAAGCACCTATTCGATTTGCAAACCCCCTTCAATATGGGTGTTGGGGGAAGCCTGGATATTTGGGCGGGATATACAAACAGAGCACCTGTATGGATGCAAAAAGCTGGGATGGAATGGTTATATCGACTATGTCAAGAGCCTCAACGCATGTGGAAGCGCTATCTCATTGGTAATACCAAATTCATCCAGCTCGTCCTTAGACATTACTTTAACCCCGTGGAGGCAGTCAATCATGACATCAATTAA
- a CDS encoding DinB family protein, with amino-acid sequence MMKAKLLLQVDSLEQVETIYISRLGWRAFESDVSLPMEMGMLEIVPEYPVLFINREKYQALKQQGKQMEELQNWLAASAHRPKQGDSIYVGVSSIAEMEKSLRMRGWDEFSRDEDPGSIRKLLVPIPNEYLVVYWEELFPSHEEILDRYARGADELEAAIQGLTNDQLDHRGTLGKWSIREQLLHVVDLELITIHKVKFALAEPGRSYQGNPFSQDDWSVGLSYAKRSIETELLLFRTIRAHILGLCGCLPDALERRVITSAREESVGQLLKMMSGHAYHHIRAIQRIRQLHRE; translated from the coding sequence ATGATGAAAGCAAAGCTGCTGCTTCAAGTGGACAGCCTGGAGCAAGTAGAGACTATTTACATATCGAGACTGGGCTGGCGGGCGTTCGAATCGGACGTAAGCTTGCCTATGGAAATGGGGATGCTGGAGATTGTACCGGAGTATCCGGTTTTGTTCATCAACAGAGAAAAGTACCAAGCTTTGAAGCAGCAAGGAAAACAGATGGAAGAGCTTCAGAATTGGCTTGCAGCCAGTGCTCATCGGCCTAAACAGGGGGACAGCATCTATGTGGGAGTGTCATCGATAGCGGAAATGGAAAAGAGTCTCCGTATGCGGGGCTGGGACGAATTTTCCCGCGACGAGGATCCTGGCTCCATTCGCAAGCTCCTTGTCCCAATCCCTAATGAATACCTCGTCGTCTACTGGGAGGAGTTGTTTCCAAGTCATGAAGAGATTCTGGACCGGTATGCGCGGGGAGCGGATGAGCTGGAAGCTGCCATTCAGGGATTGACCAATGATCAGCTTGATCATAGGGGAACCCTGGGAAAATGGTCCATTCGCGAGCAGCTTCTGCATGTTGTAGATCTGGAGCTCATAACCATACACAAGGTGAAATTTGCATTGGCGGAGCCGGGGAGAAGCTACCAGGGCAATCCCTTTTCACAGGATGACTGGAGCGTCGGGCTATCGTATGCCAAGAGGTCGATTGAAACGGAGCTTCTCCTGTTTCGCACTATTCGCGCACATATTCTCGGTCTTTGCGGCTGTTTGCCGGACGCGTTAGAACGGCGGGTGATTACTTCAGCACGGGAGGAATCGGTCGGTCAGCTTTTGAAAATGATGTCAGGTCACGCCTATCATCATATTCGCGCCATTCAAAGAATCAGGCAGCTTCATAGGGAATGA
- a CDS encoding inositol monophosphatase family protein, which yields MANGTTEPFVVGSKSFTAVAINTAAKAGEWIKSKLGDFSRVDEKYSSHDLVTEVDKGSEKLIKNLIMTHFPSHSFLGEEGVEPGPAASAKALEAASDAEYLWIVDPIDGTTNFVHGFPFFSVSIALAFKGEVIVGVVYDPIRDELFVAEKGKGAYMHGKKTAVSLDATLAGSLVATGFPADREGALPINLRGVQAVAPKVRNLRVAGSAALHMAYVAAGRLSGFWEVGLSSWDMAAGALLIIESGGKVTDTQGKPYELSVRNVLATNGSIHEELQQELAKAEATGF from the coding sequence ATGGCAAATGGAACAACTGAACCTTTTGTAGTAGGCAGCAAAAGCTTTACGGCGGTGGCGATTAATACGGCGGCCAAAGCGGGTGAATGGATTAAGAGCAAGCTTGGAGATTTTAGTAGAGTTGATGAAAAATACTCTTCGCATGACCTCGTAACTGAGGTGGATAAAGGCTCGGAGAAACTGATTAAGAATCTCATTATGACGCATTTTCCCAGCCATTCTTTCTTAGGCGAGGAAGGCGTAGAGCCGGGGCCGGCTGCATCGGCCAAAGCTCTGGAAGCAGCAAGTGATGCAGAGTATTTGTGGATCGTAGATCCTATTGACGGCACGACCAATTTCGTACACGGATTCCCTTTCTTCTCTGTCTCGATTGCGCTGGCGTTCAAGGGAGAAGTCATCGTGGGTGTTGTGTATGACCCGATTCGCGATGAATTGTTCGTAGCGGAGAAGGGCAAAGGTGCTTACATGCACGGGAAGAAGACGGCGGTTTCCTTGGATGCGACCCTGGCAGGCAGCCTTGTTGCTACGGGCTTTCCGGCGGACAGAGAAGGGGCGCTTCCTATCAATCTCCGCGGCGTGCAGGCTGTAGCTCCGAAGGTGAGAAATCTTCGGGTAGCGGGCTCGGCGGCGCTGCACATGGCATACGTAGCTGCAGGGAGATTGAGCGGCTTTTGGGAGGTCGGTTTAAGCTCTTGGGACATGGCTGCAGGGGCGTTGCTGATCATAGAATCAGGAGGTAAGGTAACAGACACTCAAGGGAAGCCTTACGAGCTTTCCGTTCGCAACGTGTTGGCGACAAACGGCAGTATTCATGAAGAGCTTCAGCAAGAGCTTGCGAAGGCGGAAGCTACGGGCTTCTAA
- a CDS encoding sugar transferase, with the protein MNINDTFLIHSQKAESRIYIICKKVLDCIGALAGLILLSPLLLLISLLIKLENPSSAILFKQIRVGKHGERFTMYKFRTMVSEADTLLEEIKVHNEIHGKMFKIKNDPRITKIGKCLRQTSLDELPQLWNVLTGSMSLVGPRPPLEREVAEYTLYEIKRLSVIPGCTGLWQISGRNELDFYDMLRLDFTYINEASLWLDLKIIVMTIPVMITRKGAF; encoded by the coding sequence ATGAATATTAACGACACTTTCCTAATCCATTCCCAAAAAGCAGAGAGCAGAATCTACATCATATGCAAAAAGGTTCTTGATTGTATTGGTGCTCTGGCAGGACTGATTCTTTTATCCCCTCTACTCTTACTCATTTCTCTCCTTATTAAACTTGAAAACCCATCATCGGCTATCCTCTTCAAACAAATTCGTGTTGGCAAACATGGGGAACGGTTTACAATGTACAAGTTCCGCACGATGGTATCTGAGGCCGATACTCTACTCGAAGAAATCAAAGTACATAATGAAATCCATGGAAAAATGTTCAAAATTAAAAACGACCCAAGAATTACGAAAATCGGAAAATGTCTGCGCCAGACTAGTTTAGATGAGTTACCCCAATTATGGAATGTTCTAACTGGAAGTATGAGTTTAGTTGGGCCAAGACCACCCTTAGAACGCGAGGTAGCTGAATACACGTTATATGAAATAAAAAGGCTTTCAGTCATTCCCGGCTGTACAGGGTTATGGCAAATATCAGGAAGAAATGAGCTTGATTTCTATGACATGCTCCGCCTGGACTTCACCTACATCAACGAAGCTTCTTTATGGCTCGATTTGAAAATCATTGTCATGACCATCCCCGTTATGATAACTCGGAAGGGGGCGTTTTGA
- a CDS encoding sugar kinase gives MQNESVQAPEIVTFGETMALLMPTSGKGLEYSSQLDSLFGGAESNVAIGAARLGARVGWFGRLGKDPLGRMILKRIRGEGVDVSRAELTAEAPTGLMMREVLMGKTSVYYYRKNSAASRMTPEHLDEAYIAQAKILHVTGITPALSESCKQTAIEAIRLARKHGVKVSFDPNLRLKLWSIEEARGVLLELAKEADYFLPGLDELKLLYQTEDWDTIVTKLRELPGISIVKGGEDETYVVDKESITAVPYFKAEQVVDTVGAGDGFCAGFLVGLVKGYDYAKAVRIGNLVGSLIVQAEGDWEGAPTWEQVEAVLNNVKHVER, from the coding sequence ATGCAAAATGAATCCGTTCAAGCCCCTGAAATCGTCACTTTTGGTGAAACGATGGCGTTGCTTATGCCTACGAGCGGCAAAGGACTGGAGTATTCTTCGCAGCTGGACAGCTTGTTCGGTGGAGCTGAAAGCAATGTAGCGATTGGAGCGGCAAGACTTGGAGCGAGGGTGGGATGGTTCGGACGCTTGGGTAAGGATCCATTAGGTCGCATGATTCTCAAAAGAATCCGCGGTGAAGGAGTGGATGTCTCGAGGGCAGAGCTGACTGCAGAAGCGCCTACAGGCTTAATGATGCGGGAAGTGCTGATGGGCAAGACATCCGTATATTACTATCGAAAAAACTCTGCGGCAAGCCGCATGACACCAGAGCACTTGGATGAAGCGTACATCGCCCAGGCGAAAATTTTGCATGTTACAGGTATTACACCTGCTTTAAGTGAATCCTGTAAGCAGACTGCCATCGAGGCGATCCGTCTGGCTCGCAAGCATGGAGTTAAAGTAAGCTTTGATCCGAACCTGCGGTTAAAGCTTTGGTCCATTGAAGAAGCGCGCGGCGTCCTGCTGGAGCTTGCTAAGGAAGCGGATTATTTTCTTCCGGGACTGGATGAGCTTAAGCTGCTGTATCAAACAGAAGATTGGGACACGATTGTGACCAAGCTGCGCGAGCTGCCCGGCATCTCTATTGTGAAGGGCGGGGAAGATGAGACCTACGTAGTGGATAAAGAGTCCATTACGGCTGTGCCTTATTTCAAAGCTGAACAGGTCGTGGATACAGTCGGGGCTGGAGACGGCTTCTGCGCAGGTTTCTTAGTTGGACTTGTAAAAGGCTATGATTATGCGAAAGCTGTCCGCATCGGCAACTTGGTCGGTTCCCTCATTGTACAAGCTGAAGGGGACTGGGAAGGCGCTCCGACTTGGGAGCAGGTCGAGGCTGTATTAAACAACGTAAAGCATGTTGAGCGTTGA